Part of the Nicotiana sylvestris chromosome 2, ASM39365v2, whole genome shotgun sequence genome, aattGATACTAATTAGGCATGGGAAAAAAGAACCATATTTAGGTTTCTCACAAGTAATGGATGTGTTAAATACATGAATAATTGCGGATGCAACTATCACTATACCATGATGAAATCATTATTAGCGTACTTTAACTTGCATATCAATAATAATGAGTATATATACTAGTCTTTTCATGTTTTGTTAATAGTCAGAGTTACGTACGATACGATTTGGCGACTGTAACCCTAAGTTTAGTATGCCTTCTAAATACATTTGTGTTTTTAGATATCACACCGAGTTCTTATTCACTCACATGCTCGCGTTTATAACCATCTTATAAtacttaaaattttaaaatgtcGGGGCAGAATGGAATTTGAGTTTCTGTAGTCTAAGAATTGCTATAATTTAGAATTTATGGGGTGGAGAAaattttgaaatatatatattgtaaaagaaaaaaaaaagtaatagaaGCGATTATAAGTTGTGAGAAGGGGTGGGAGGGGGAAGTAATTAGTGGCTTACTTAGACGCAAATTAGTTTGTAAAACGTAGGGTAGTGAAGATTTGAAGATTAACatctaaataataataataataacaacaacaataatgagtatatattcttaaattgttTAGGTGAATTTAAAAGTTATAAATGAAGAGAAACAATAAAAACCCATATATATGAAATCCAAAAGATGCAAATATCATTTAAAACCAGCAGTACATCATCTCCAATTTTTTTCATTACAACAAGAAGAATATTGATCACTATATCCCTTCTTTGTCTACATATTCTCACCACAACAAGAATACTGCACCATTAATGtcgaaacaaaaagagaaagaaaacacaaCATTTTTTTGATGAACGCATGAATATATTCCCGATCCTGCGTAAACACAGGAAACCTTATGCACGGGACTGTCCTTCTTCTGCGCTCACTGCAGGACTTTATGCTTAGGAAACACACGACTTTGATCTTGATAAGCACTAAAGGTAGAGACAGTAGCTAGGTTTGAAACTGTTTTATAATAAATGATATCACTCAGTTTAATTTCATGACGATAATTTTTTGCTTCCAACAAAATCAAAGACTCCAGAGACGTAGCATGCAACAAGAAATATTTCACCAATTTTTCTTCAAGCTCAAGTTTCTTAAACCTCTTCACCTTCAATAATTTGAGTTGTGGGAATTTTGTTTGGCACTTCTCAAATTTTTCCTTTGCCACCATATTCCAATAGCTTCCAACTTCCATTGCATAAAGACCAAACTGCATAATTAATTTTGTTAATTACTCCACTAATTAAATAATTACTGATTAAATCAAaagtattttttccttttttttttctttttcccaaggacggtaaaaagttaaaacaaGATTTTAACCTCATTTATAATAATCTTTGTAGGAAACACATTATTCTACGAGACATCGATAAACTACAAGTGAAATAGATAAAACAAGCTAGTTGTGACTACGAGTTTTAATTCCAAGATGTACGTACAAATTAACGAGAAATGAGGAAAAATGACACAGTATAGTCGATGTAGAAATaataatcaaaaaatatataaaatttatatattttttgtatatatatacattctatATGTtacatacaaaaattatacaaattttatacactttttcgactaccaaatgtaaatagtttctgacacgggctaaaagtgataataccccgcGAAACATCATCAACTGATTCTAATAGTCCAGTTTATTTCTCGTTTTCCTTTTTGATAGTAGGTTTGATTATTTTCTATATAGGAATAGATATCACTTAAATTTGTCTTTTTAAAATATCAGATCTAAAGAGAAAGGCATTGAATAAAAATCTATATATGTTGATGGTTTCAATTTCTTAACTTTTTATTCTTGCGATTAATAAATCATGAGAAGTTTTATTTTCAAGTTGAAAAGTAAACATGGACAAACAAATTAAGACAAAAAATTCACACACACAAGAAAAATTAAGTAATAAACAAATAGCtatttaacaaaaaaaaattgtttaaaAGGTTAGAATATATACTTACATCAATAAAGAGTCTCTCTATGTTGGGACAATTCTTGACAAAACAAAGAATGTCCCAAGGGTTGACAAAGCTCAATCCACGTCTAACCAATTGGAGTTCCTTCAAATTCTGAAAATAGTACTCCACATCTCTGTATTCAAAATCCACAAATCTTGGAGAAAGCCcctaatcaaataaaaaaaattatttacgcggatataaattaaattataaaaaaggaaaaaaaaatatacGATATAATTATTTTACCTCAAGAAAAGCATTGGTAATTGAGAGAGTCTCAACATCTCTCAAAACTTCCAACAAATCATCCCTATCAGCTATATGTTGAAGCCCTTTTGTAGCACCAAAATCCAAGATCACATCTTTTAATCTTATGACCATTGGATCCACAAACTTAATTTTATTAATCTTACCACTATAATGAAGTGTGGTAATACTTGGAGTATTAATAGTGACCAAAATTAAGTCAATGCAATGTCTAAGTACAAGAGCACTAAACCTATTCAAACCCTCAATGGTAATTTCACCAATCAAACAACAACCCTCTAAAGCCAAATATTCAAGAAGTAAACAGCTTGACAACAACCTTTTAGTAAAAAAAGGTGGCACaggaatcatacttagactaagAGATTTCAAGAATTGTAAACCACTCAAATTTTGTGACAAAAATAGTTCACAGCGCACTAATTTTAAGACACGAAGAGTTGGCTCAATGAAAATATCAGATTTTATTTGACAAAAAGCGTAAGGTTGAATTAACTCTACTTGAAAATCTTCAACGCCTTTTGATGCAACCGTTTTAAACCAATTCTGAAAATAAGCAACATATGGTACAGGACAagtatataatttaaaattattaaTTTTGTCACCTAAGTGCCTTAGtaatatataattaacaattgaCGCCTCTGACCATTGTCCCGCTCGACAACGTCGCCTAAAATCTTTATCAAAACAAAGATTACGAGAATATAACCATGAATGTCTATATGGTTTAGCAACAAGAGAAGAAGAAGTAATAGCAGATTCGATAGGTAAAAAAGTGAAAATCCTATCAACAATTTCATTAGGAAGATAAACATTAGAATTATTGGATTCATCATTATTATTTGTCTCCAAAGAGTTTCTCCTAAATCTTTTCCTTGGATTTGGCACCAAAACTCGCTTTATTTTGGACCCTGAACTTGAAGCTCCCATAGCTATTTTTCTAAGTTACAAAAGAGAAATATTAAGACAAGATGTATATAGAGAGGAGGAAATATTAAGACAAAATGTAGTGAGAAGAAAATGTGAGAAACCTATGTATATATAGTGCAGGAATGAATATATTCTTATCTGGCAAAATAAAAACAATAAGAATATAGTCAAATTTCACAAGTAAGTACACAAAAAAGTAATCTATAGTTAGATTACGTTAGAGGGGACTGCTTTATGGCGTTTTACTTGAATTCAGAGCCCCGAAATATCAGATTGTATAATaaacaaattaattttttttataatagaaaataatttaataaatttttttacCTATGTGATTAATTGTTTCaagtttaaatttgaattaacatGTAGTATTCTAACGGAAAAAAGACTTAACTAAAGAGCAGATTATACTAAACTGAGTTTCATTACGCCAAACTTATCACTAGGGAGTTTTACAATGTTACGTGATCTGGCGAATGAGCCAAAAACACGATTAGTCTTCGGTTAATTTAAGACTTTGGCCGCATAAGAAAAAAATACAACCACAACAACGATCCAGTTTTATCCTACTAGTGaatctggggaggatagtgtgtacgcataccttacccctacctcgaaaggtaaagaggttgtttccgaaagaccctcggctcaagaagacgaaaagaggtaatatatcagtaccatcaataaaaaccatataaaaaaaatatagcatcACAAGATGGAAAGCAAAACAATAACCAGTAAATAAAACCCGGCACTAAGAGGAACGAATGAGAAGTGAGAACTCAACACTAACCACTAGCAGTCTAAGACTAAATTCTAACAGACTAGCCTCAGTCTGGTGCGTCATAGAAATACGCATAATACCTCCTAACCTATAACCTTAGTGTTCGACCTCCAACACTTTCTATCTAGAGTCACGTCCCGcataagaaaaattatattaaataatattGGCATAATATTTTGCACCGCTGGCACAATGTTTGTTTTGCAATATAAAACTATATACGCATTATCGATGCAATTTCTACATAACTAATATAACATCTGGTTAGTAATAAAGTTTTTGGTTCTAATACTGCACAATTTATGAGGAAATCAATGTAAATATTTTCGTAGGATAAAATTATAGGAATAAAAACCATGTAATAGCTATAACTGGTACAAATATAGTATAAGTTCAAATGCCCGTAAACTAggtaattatattattattattattcgcaAAAAATCGTTTTTAGCGCTTCATAGGTTGACCGCGTTAGTAAAGATAAATGTCATGAACCAAACCTCTTAAACTACTATTATTCGCAGTATAACAATCTATATATTATCATTCACATGCATGATCTCACCCATGCACAATTCTCTATATATAGAATCCTAGTACAAAGATGAGTACTTAGTACAAGTTGGATCGAGGAATTGAGATGGAGATTCTACCATATGATACAACTCAGTGACAAAGTAGTATGAATATCTATTAATGGTATTTCTCAATCCTGTCTCTAAAGGACGGTTAACGAAGCAATTTGTGCATGCTTTTGAGTTAGACGAACTAATAACTCGAAGGGATTCAGTCTGTTGATTGAGCAATAGTTTCTAACTATTCAAATATTATGAGACCACAAAAATTTCCTAAAGCATtttggggaaggaagaaaagaagGAACATACCTTTGTATAAATAAATTGTTTATCAGCTAACATGATGAAGTCCCTCCTCAAAAGGAAAGAGGGACAAGTGGAATATCTTGAATTCTTTGGAACCACAGGGAAAGAGAAAACAGCAGGAACAATGCCAGAAAAGATGTGTATGCAAAGTCTAGGACCATGAATCTGAGATCACTGTAGACCTAGCCAACATGGATCTATGAGGCCTGAAGTCTCAAAAGTAGGAGCCGCAAAAACGAGCAACAAATGAGATTCTCAGCTGGATAGTGTGATTGAATGATTCACAAAAGTGGGGTGCTTAAAGGAAATGATGAGAAAGATGATTGCTTTCTCACCTCCAACAACACAAGGTTAATAAAATGGATGTTTTTCCAGCTATTTTGAGCATTGACAAAACTTTAAGAGCATAATGAAAAGACTCGGTCATAACCATGCATGGATAACACATTCAAAAAGTAGCAAGCTAGACACAATTCCTCAAACTTTGCTGTGATTTTCTTTTCCATATACCAAAATGGAAAAGGAGAAAAGGATAAATTAAGTCCAAATGAGGCAACTACCAGAAGTAATATCTATGAGCTAATAACTGGTTAGGAAAATATAAGGCAGCAGATCTAATGTGCATACATTCATAAATAGTGCATACACAGTTTGTTTAGAATGATTTTCTGTGGTTGTATTTGAAGGTGGTAGAATGAAGGTGGTGTCATCACATGCTAATATAAGTTTATACACAAGGCTGGTATAAGGATCAAGGTTCTTGATGAAGGTCCTGAAGCTCAGATTTACCATTTGAGCCTCCAAAATTGGGGCTATCAGCATTTTCTGAGGATGCTGAATAGGAGAAGCTCCACACAGAAACACAATTTTCATCATCACCTAAACAAGGAAAACACAATCATATTTAGAACTTCTCATGTTGACAGGAGGACATGAATGGTTTTTGTAATCAAGCAGACCAGTATAATAACAAAGAGCATTTCATACAGCAAATGCAAATGTTGACTTGATCTGAGCAGATGTGACCTAAGCATTTTAGCAACTTTATTAAAAAGGGAAGCAAGTAGGACTAAGAAGCATGACAAGAAGTTTGTTTCTCAGAAAGTGGTGCATGGGAATGAGGAATCAGACATATTAAAGCATAGAAGGAGAAGATATGGCAACAACAATGAAGATATTTCATTGCAAATGACTACAAAAGTTTGAACACATAATACTTTGGGGCATTATTCCAACAATGTAATGTGAATAAATTTACCAGTAAGGAGCAGATCCTCGCAGGCGTCATCTAAAACTCCAAATCTCCGGTGGCCTGACGAAGAGGCAGCCATTGGCAGGAAAGGATGAAAGGAAAAACCATTCACCGTGTCTGAAATGGGATAAGCTGAGtaagaaatagaagaaaatagGTAGACCTTCATCCAACATAAGCTTTCTGTATATGAACATAAAGAAGTACCTGATGCAGCTCGGAAGCTGGACACCCACTGTCCAGTTTGAAGATTATAAATGTGAACTGAGCCATCCTAGACAGACAAGCAAGCACGCAATATGAGTTCTTGAATTTAATTTTGAAAGGTGATGTAATTTTTAACAAAGTAGAAGATTACCTGTCCTCCAGAGCCAAGATGCTGACCTTGAGGTTCAATATCAAAATATATGCGCTGATTGGTAGTTTCTGATGATCTGTACAGCCTTATTAAATAAAATAGAAAAGGGAACTTTAGAAACTTGATCACTGAAGCACTCAGTCACCATAACTtcaaacttgcacaagtatcactATAGCTAATTATTGAATTCATGCAAATGGATACTCTCAACATGGATAGCTCGAAAATCTGTGACTATTGGCTGGATAATCGCTATAATACCAAGATAATataaatcgttcttccattttATAGAATGTTGAGCACGTAGACCAATCTTTTGGAAGAGTTATGCCCCATACATGAAAAAGCACTTCTTCAAGTGTTTGCCCTCGACCATTCCTTTGTACCCAAAATTCGGTATCATGCAAAGGAAAATAAAAGTGTAACTGAGCAAGTAAAATCACAATAAAGTAGTAGAAGATTTACATTACTTCTTACACGAGTCGTGCCAACTAACCACTATGCACCTTCTCCTCCTTAGGTTATCTGCAGTCAAAACGGCTTCCATACCACACACCACATCAAGAATGCAACTTTTGTCGGGGCCGTAGATTTTGATAATTTCTCCACAAAGATCTAGGATCTTCTCCATTAAATAGAAGGATATAGGAAGTATTCATTTCGACCATGATTCTTTCAATACCATCAACTTCCTCAAATTTTCTATGATTGTACAATCTCAGCAGGATTTCCACCTCACTAAATGCCTAATTCTATAGAGGTCTTCTAAAGGATACACCCACGATATCTGAGAACTATCTTTCTTTAGAACCTCAGCTACTGTGATCATCTCCAATGAGAATAGAGTAGGAAATCATCTTTTGGACTATTATCTTGGCACCATAAATTCCACCAATATCATCTTTAACATCCAGCTGCCACCAAGAATCCCCATGAACTTTGTGATTCTTTCTTCCTCCATGATTACTTTCCAAAAGCTTGTCCCATAAGAGGAAATGAACTTGTTTGGTATACTAATATATTGATAACTTCCGCATTTCACAttaatgattttcttttcttttctatatgtCATTTAATTATCAGATTTCACCTAATCCAGGGTGAGGTAGCTTAGTGAAACCAACAGAATACCGAAACAAGAGAAAGCAGATTTCTACAATTTTTAATAAATTGGTCTCCAGATAACGCAAACAGTATATTCTTGTGAGCTCATCGCTTTGCATGTAAACACTACATATACAAAACAAAAAAGACACTCAAACAACAAGGTACCAACTTCCCACGAAACAATTTATCAGGCCTATGgggcaaaagaaagaaaattcgaGCAGCATGGCTTTCCAAATAATAGTTGTATCTTTTGCAGGTTCGGCATCAAAGAaagcttcttcttttcttttttaatgaAGTGAAATATTATTAAGACATCCAGGGGATGCAGAGACGCAAAGGTTTCAAACTGTCAGCTCAGAAAATACAAAAAACTTATAAAGCTAAGGAGCTGACAAATTTCGGGAAGTGATCTAAGCATATTCTTTAAGGGAGAAAACCAATGAATAATGTTTGAATCTCATGTAAACGCCCCCCCTGCTGAACATGCAAGAGCATGGAAAGAATACAGAGATGTTTTCAGAATATAGACAGGATTTCAATACTTTCAAGCAATAATCATTTATTCCACCCTTAAACAAAATAGACCACTTCAGATTATAAAAGAATCCCTCTCCAGGAAAACATCATATGAGCATATATAGTGTTGTTTTACAGGACAAGGAAACTGCTAACGGATTATCACGTTTCTAGCAAGAGAGTGAGACATCAGACACAAGAAAGTTGAAGAGGAATGCATTTCATTAGTTTCTATATTGAACAGAAACAAAACCATCCAGTCAATCATTCCAACACTCTTGTTCCCTCAATATCCAGTCAGTAGAAAGGAACTTACTTGTAAACAATTTCAACAGTCTTCCGAATGTCCCAGCACAGTATGTAAGGGTCCTAAAACAAGTTTGAGATGAACTTGGTCAAATTATGCTTAATACAAGATGCATGCATGATAGAGTAGCACTAGCGCATGTGGCGATATAGAAGAAATGAGTCCGAAGAGGAAATAGTCAAAGTTTAGATCATAAATAGACAAGTGGGGGAAATCAACAAGTAGAAGAGATGCCTTTTACCTAAACAGGCACAAAGTTTATATTTCTGAATAAAGGAAACAAATACAGCTCTTATTTTAGTTTTATAACTCAAGTGTAACAAACTGCACGCTTATAAGTCTAGAAGGTAGAAGTTCTCATATCTCTGACATAGCTGATATCACATGAAGGCTTCCCTGATGAACTTTAATCAAAGCTTACTATGAAAAGTTTATAAGGGTCATCTACAGCATGGCATAGTCCTCCCTTCCCTAAACCAGCAAATATCTGAAAGTTCCGGAGTGGGTTGAAGCATATATTTACACTCACAGACGAACACAAAACTGAATTATAATAACCAAAACAATGATCTAAAGACTTGTGAAACCCGCTAAatttgttgtgtgtgtgtgtgtgtgtgtgtgtgtgagagagagagagagagagagaaggaaaCCTATTAAATCGATGCTATAAATTTAAAGACAATGTAGTCAATTATACATTCGC contains:
- the LOC104219075 gene encoding putative FBD-associated F-box protein At1g61330 translates to MGASSSGSKIKRVLVPNPRKRFRRNSLETNNNDESNNSNVYLPNEIVDRIFTFLPIESAITSSSLVAKPYRHSWLYSRNLCFDKDFRRRCRAGQWSEASINWFKTVASKGVEDFQVELIQPYAFCQIKSDIFIEPTLRVLKLVRCELFLSQNLSGLQFLKSLSLSMIPVPPFFTKRLLSSCLLLEYLALEGCCLIGEITIEGLNRFSALVLRHCIDLILVTINTPSITTLHYSGKINKIKFVDPMVIRLKDVILDFGATKGLQHIADRDDLLEVLRDVETLSITNAFLEGLSPRFVDFEYRDVEYYFQNLKELQLVRRGLSFVNPWDILCFVKNCPNIERLFIDFGLYAMEVGSYWNMVAKEKFEKCQTKFPQLKLLKVKRFKKLELEEKLVKYFLLHATSLESLILLEAKNYRHEIKLSDIIYYKTVSNLATVSTFSAYQDQSRVFPKHKVLQ